Proteins encoded in a region of the Ursus arctos isolate Adak ecotype North America unplaced genomic scaffold, UrsArc2.0 scaffold_2, whole genome shotgun sequence genome:
- the MICALL2 gene encoding MICAL-like protein 2 isoform X1: MAAIKALQQWCRQQCEGYRDVSITNMTTSFRDGLAFCAILHRHRPDLLDFDALRKENIYENNKLAFHVAEEQLGIPALLDAEDMVALKVPDRLSILTYVSQYYNYFHGRSPIGGMAGIKRPPSDSDEEPSGKKASSQLARPSPTPAQGQPLSPASTHPVVQRKDGSSGGPLLKIGQAAVSSSVSSICGVCGKHVHLVQRHLADGKLYHRSCFRCRQCSNTLHSGAYRPTREPGVFVCSSHHPEAVAASPTLRGPAPRQPGAMPSDSKPPGAPWKAQEANGLRDAGPKARPATREPVVGNSTAKGVPAPADSPVTAASHVHAGSPAGSRFLAGLQGGKASVRVANSSPAGWSSLAQDTAAASPRPAVTPSAPDSRPATPQSRVTPQAAAPQTKVCVGPASPGPADTPGGTPSASKIQQAQERFFQTPGAAPSPGPAGTASAPANAPSGDSSREQALSCLRKALPRLGDTGAQAPGRPSPALKSHGRTEGPQASPAAKLSQVPSPQTPPARTELPAFLSGGPTSRASTSPWAGRKSLPVSSGASRTGAGSRLKPETPLAKGVSASPQEGQEDGPAGWRARLKPVEKKNPAERVLAEPRTGEAPGKVRGNSEGPVRVPPTPLRPDRTAGAASPRPSPSAASPSPSLSCRRKLAVPASLDVSADWLHSEPSGQEVPARSWKEEKGKPPAQDKAAGRPLGSAGVRAPPGEAATNPTRLHPNYMPPEEIQRHVQNIERQLDALELRGVELEKRLRAAEGDASEDALMVDWFQLIHEKQLLLRQESELMYKARDQRLEEQQWDLEGELRQLMAKPEALKSLQDQQREEDLLSRYISTVDDRSNIVDFLEEDRLREREEDEMLRNMIQSLDLQRSIGDQKKKSKFSLSRVWSLRSKSRTPE, translated from the exons ggACTTCGATGCGCTCAGGAAGGAAAACATTTATGAGAACAACAAACTG GCCTTCCATGTGGCCGAGGAGCAGCTGGGCATCCCAGCCCTGCTGGACGCTGAGGACATGGTGGCCCTGAAGGTGCCGGACCGGCTGAGCATCCTGACCTACGTGTCCCAGTACTACAACTACTTCCACGGGCGCTCCCCCA TTGGAGGCATGGCTGGTATCAAGAGACCGCCATCGGACTCCGATGAGGAACCATCTGGGAAGAAGGCCTCATCCCAGCTGGCCAGGCCCTCACCCACTCCAGCCCAGGGGCAGCCACTGTCTCCAGCCAGCACCCACCCCGTCGTCCAGCGGAAGGACGGGAGCTCAGGGGGCCCCCTGCTGAAAATC GGCCAGGCCGCGGTGAGCAGCTCGGTCAGCAGCATCTGTGGGGTCTGCGGCAAGCACGTGCACCTCGTGCAGCGACACCTGGCTGATGGGAAGCTCTACCACCGAAGCTGCTTCAG GTGTAGGCAGTGCTCCAACACGCTGCACTCTGGGGCCTACAGGCCCACCCGCGAGCCCGGCGTCTTCGTGTGTTCCAGCCACCACCCCGAGGCTGTCGCTGCAAGCCCCACCTTGCGGGGCCCGGCCCCCCGACAGCCAGGAGCCATGCCCTCAGACTCCAAGCCGCCCGGTGCCCCATGGAAGGCCCAGGAGGCAAATGGGCTCCGAGACGCGGGGCCGAAGGCCAGGCCAGCGACCCGGGAGCCGGTGGTGGGCAACTCAACTGCCAAAGGCGTCCCCGCCCCAGCCGACTCTCCAGTCACTGCTGCCTCCCACGTCCACGCGGGGAGTCCAGCCGGGTCCAGGTTCTTGGCGGGCCTCCAGGGTGGCAAAGCCAGCGTGCGTGTGGCCAACAGTTCCCCAGCAGGGTGGTCATCGCTGGCTCAGGACACCGCAGCAGCCAGCCCCCGTCCTGCCGTGACGCCGAGTGCCCCGGACTCTCGCCCGGCCACCCCGCAGAGCCGGGTGACCCCCCAAGCGGCAGCCCCTCAGACCAAAGTCTGTGTGGGCCCAGCGTCTCCTGGCCCAGCAGACACCCCAGGTGGCACCCCATCGGCCTCCAAGATACAGCAGGCCCAGGAGAGGTTCTTCCAGACTCCTGGAgccgcccccagccctggcccagctGGCACGGCCTCAGCCCCTGCCAATGCGCCTTCTGGGGACAGCAGCAGGGAGCAGGCGCTGAGCTGCCTCCGGAAGGCCCTTCCCAGGCTTGGGGACACTGGTGCTCAGGCAcctggcag GCCCTCCCCGGCTCTGAAATCCCATGGCAGAACCGAAGGGCCACAAGCAAGTCCAGCAGCCAAGCTGTCACAGGTGCCGTCTCCCCAGACCCCCCCTGCGAGGACTGAGCTGCCGGCCTTCCTGAGTGGGGGCCCCACCTCACGGGCATCCACATCACCCTGGGCCGGCAGGAAGAGCCTGCCTGTATCCTCAGGGGCCAGCCGGACGGGTGCCGGCTCCAGGCTGAAGCCAGAGACCCCACTGGCAAAGG GCGTGAGTGCCAGTCCCCAGGAAGGCCAGGAGGACGGGCCGGCAGGATGGAGGGCCCGCCTGAAGCCCGTGGAGAAGAAAAACCCTGCTgagag GGTCCTGGCAGAGCCTCGGACGGGTGAGGCACCTGGGAAGGTCCGTGGGAACTCTGAGGGGCCCGTCCGCGTCCCCCCGACCCCTCTTCGGCCTGACAGGACAGCGGGCGCAGctagccccaggcccagcccctcaG CCGCATCCCCCTCCCCGTCCCTGTCCTGCCGCAGGAAGCTGGCTGTCCCTGCCAGCCTGGACGTTTCTGCCGACTGGCTTCATTCTGAGCCCTCAGGGCAGGAAGTCCCAGCCCGgagctggaaggaagagaaggggaagccCCCTGCTCAGGACAAAGCAG CAGGGAGACCCTTGGGCTCGGCTGGTGTCCGCGCTCCCCCCGGCGAGGCAGCGACCAACCCAACCAGG CTGCACCCTAACTACATGCCCCCGGAGGAGATCCAGAGGCACGTGCAGAACATCGAGAGGCAGCTGGACGCCCTGGAGCTCAGGGGCGTGGAGCTGGAGAAGCGTCTGCGCGCCGCCGAGGGGG ATGCCTCCGAGGATGCTCTCATGGTGGACTGGTTCCAGCTCATTCACGAGAAGCAGCTGCTGCTGCGGCAGGAGTCAGAGCTGATGTACAA GGCCAGGGACCAGCGCCTGGAGGAGCAGCAGTGGGACCTAGAGGGGGAGCTGCGTCAGCTGATGGCCAAGCCCG AGGCTCTGAAGTCCCTCCAGGACCAGCAGCGTGAGGAGGACCTGCTGAGCCGGTACATCAGCACCGTGGATGACCGCAGCAATATCgtggacttcctggaggaggaccGGCTCAG AGAGCGAGAGGAGGACGAGATGCTACGGAACATGATTCAGAGTCTGG
- the MICALL2 gene encoding MICAL-like protein 2 isoform X2 has protein sequence MAAIKALQQWCRQQCEGYRDVSITNMTTSFRDGLAFCAILHRHRPDLLDFDALRKENIYENNKLAFHVAEEQLGIPALLDAEDMVALKVPDRLSILTYVSQYYNYFHGRSPIGGMAGIKRPPSDSDEEPSGKKASSQLARPSPTPAQGQPLSPASTHPVVQRKDGSSGGPLLKIGQAAVSSSVSSICGVCGKHVHLVQRHLADGKLYHRSCFRCRQCSNTLHSGAYRPTREPGVFVCSSHHPEAVAASPTLRGPAPRQPGAMPSDSKPPGAPWKAQEANGLRDAGPKARPATREPVVGNSTAKGVPAPADSPVTAASHVHAGSPAGSRFLAGLQGGKASVRVANSSPAGWSSLAQDTAAASPRPAVTPSAPDSRPATPQSRVTPQAAAPQTKVCVGPASPGPADTPGGTPSASKIQQAQERFFQTPGAAPSPGPAGTASAPANAPSGDSSREQALSCLRKALPRLGDTGAQAPGRPSPALKSHGRTEGPQASPAAKLSQVPSPQTPPARTELPAFLSGGPTSRASTSPWAGRKSLPVSSGASRTGAGSRLKPETPLAKGVSASPQEGQEDGPAGWRARLKPVEKKNPAERVLAEPRTGEAPGKVRGNSEGPVRVPPTPLRPDRTAGAASPRPSPSAASPSPSLSCRRKLAVPASLDVSADWLHSEPSGQEVPARSWKEEKGKPPAQDKAGRPLGSAGVRAPPGEAATNPTRLHPNYMPPEEIQRHVQNIERQLDALELRGVELEKRLRAAEGDASEDALMVDWFQLIHEKQLLLRQESELMYKARDQRLEEQQWDLEGELRQLMAKPEALKSLQDQQREEDLLSRYISTVDDRSNIVDFLEEDRLREREEDEMLRNMIQSLDLQRSIGDQKKKSKFSLSRVWSLRSKSRTPE, from the exons ggACTTCGATGCGCTCAGGAAGGAAAACATTTATGAGAACAACAAACTG GCCTTCCATGTGGCCGAGGAGCAGCTGGGCATCCCAGCCCTGCTGGACGCTGAGGACATGGTGGCCCTGAAGGTGCCGGACCGGCTGAGCATCCTGACCTACGTGTCCCAGTACTACAACTACTTCCACGGGCGCTCCCCCA TTGGAGGCATGGCTGGTATCAAGAGACCGCCATCGGACTCCGATGAGGAACCATCTGGGAAGAAGGCCTCATCCCAGCTGGCCAGGCCCTCACCCACTCCAGCCCAGGGGCAGCCACTGTCTCCAGCCAGCACCCACCCCGTCGTCCAGCGGAAGGACGGGAGCTCAGGGGGCCCCCTGCTGAAAATC GGCCAGGCCGCGGTGAGCAGCTCGGTCAGCAGCATCTGTGGGGTCTGCGGCAAGCACGTGCACCTCGTGCAGCGACACCTGGCTGATGGGAAGCTCTACCACCGAAGCTGCTTCAG GTGTAGGCAGTGCTCCAACACGCTGCACTCTGGGGCCTACAGGCCCACCCGCGAGCCCGGCGTCTTCGTGTGTTCCAGCCACCACCCCGAGGCTGTCGCTGCAAGCCCCACCTTGCGGGGCCCGGCCCCCCGACAGCCAGGAGCCATGCCCTCAGACTCCAAGCCGCCCGGTGCCCCATGGAAGGCCCAGGAGGCAAATGGGCTCCGAGACGCGGGGCCGAAGGCCAGGCCAGCGACCCGGGAGCCGGTGGTGGGCAACTCAACTGCCAAAGGCGTCCCCGCCCCAGCCGACTCTCCAGTCACTGCTGCCTCCCACGTCCACGCGGGGAGTCCAGCCGGGTCCAGGTTCTTGGCGGGCCTCCAGGGTGGCAAAGCCAGCGTGCGTGTGGCCAACAGTTCCCCAGCAGGGTGGTCATCGCTGGCTCAGGACACCGCAGCAGCCAGCCCCCGTCCTGCCGTGACGCCGAGTGCCCCGGACTCTCGCCCGGCCACCCCGCAGAGCCGGGTGACCCCCCAAGCGGCAGCCCCTCAGACCAAAGTCTGTGTGGGCCCAGCGTCTCCTGGCCCAGCAGACACCCCAGGTGGCACCCCATCGGCCTCCAAGATACAGCAGGCCCAGGAGAGGTTCTTCCAGACTCCTGGAgccgcccccagccctggcccagctGGCACGGCCTCAGCCCCTGCCAATGCGCCTTCTGGGGACAGCAGCAGGGAGCAGGCGCTGAGCTGCCTCCGGAAGGCCCTTCCCAGGCTTGGGGACACTGGTGCTCAGGCAcctggcag GCCCTCCCCGGCTCTGAAATCCCATGGCAGAACCGAAGGGCCACAAGCAAGTCCAGCAGCCAAGCTGTCACAGGTGCCGTCTCCCCAGACCCCCCCTGCGAGGACTGAGCTGCCGGCCTTCCTGAGTGGGGGCCCCACCTCACGGGCATCCACATCACCCTGGGCCGGCAGGAAGAGCCTGCCTGTATCCTCAGGGGCCAGCCGGACGGGTGCCGGCTCCAGGCTGAAGCCAGAGACCCCACTGGCAAAGG GCGTGAGTGCCAGTCCCCAGGAAGGCCAGGAGGACGGGCCGGCAGGATGGAGGGCCCGCCTGAAGCCCGTGGAGAAGAAAAACCCTGCTgagag GGTCCTGGCAGAGCCTCGGACGGGTGAGGCACCTGGGAAGGTCCGTGGGAACTCTGAGGGGCCCGTCCGCGTCCCCCCGACCCCTCTTCGGCCTGACAGGACAGCGGGCGCAGctagccccaggcccagcccctcaG CCGCATCCCCCTCCCCGTCCCTGTCCTGCCGCAGGAAGCTGGCTGTCCCTGCCAGCCTGGACGTTTCTGCCGACTGGCTTCATTCTGAGCCCTCAGGGCAGGAAGTCCCAGCCCGgagctggaaggaagagaaggggaagccCCCTGCTCAGGACAAAGCAG GGAGACCCTTGGGCTCGGCTGGTGTCCGCGCTCCCCCCGGCGAGGCAGCGACCAACCCAACCAGG CTGCACCCTAACTACATGCCCCCGGAGGAGATCCAGAGGCACGTGCAGAACATCGAGAGGCAGCTGGACGCCCTGGAGCTCAGGGGCGTGGAGCTGGAGAAGCGTCTGCGCGCCGCCGAGGGGG ATGCCTCCGAGGATGCTCTCATGGTGGACTGGTTCCAGCTCATTCACGAGAAGCAGCTGCTGCTGCGGCAGGAGTCAGAGCTGATGTACAA GGCCAGGGACCAGCGCCTGGAGGAGCAGCAGTGGGACCTAGAGGGGGAGCTGCGTCAGCTGATGGCCAAGCCCG AGGCTCTGAAGTCCCTCCAGGACCAGCAGCGTGAGGAGGACCTGCTGAGCCGGTACATCAGCACCGTGGATGACCGCAGCAATATCgtggacttcctggaggaggaccGGCTCAG AGAGCGAGAGGAGGACGAGATGCTACGGAACATGATTCAGAGTCTGG
- the MICALL2 gene encoding MICAL-like protein 2 isoform X3 codes for MAAIKALQQWCRQQCEGYRDVSITNMTTSFRDGLAFCAILHRHRPDLLDFDALRKENIYENNKLAFHVAEEQLGIPALLDAEDMVALKVPDRLSILTYVSQYYNYFHGRSPIGGMAGIKRPPSDSDEEPSGKKASSQLARPSPTPAQGQPLSPASTHPVVQRKDGSSGGPLLKIGQAAVSSSVSSICGVCGKHVHLVQRHLADGKLYHRSCFRCRQCSNTLHSGAYRPTREPGVFVCSSHHPEAVAASPTLRGPAPRQPGAMPSDSKPPGAPWKAQEANGLRDAGPKARPATREPVVGNSTAKGVPAPADSPVTAASHVHAGSPAGSRFLAGLQGGKASVRVANSSPAGWSSLAQDTAAASPRPAVTPSAPDSRPATPQSRVTPQAAAPQTKVCVGPASPGPADTPGGTPSASKIQQAQERFFQTPGAAPSPGPAGTASAPANAPSGDSSREQALSCLRKALPRLGDTGAQAPGRPSPALKSHGRTEGPQASPAAKLSQVPSPQTPPARTELPAFLSGGPTSRASTSPWAGRKSLPVSSGASRTGAGSRLKPETPLAKGVSASPQEGQEDGPAGWRARLKPVEKKNPAERVLAEPRTGEAPGKVRGNSEGPVRVPPTPLRPDRTAGAASPRPSPSGQEVPARSWKEEKGKPPAQDKAAGRPLGSAGVRAPPGEAATNPTRLHPNYMPPEEIQRHVQNIERQLDALELRGVELEKRLRAAEGDASEDALMVDWFQLIHEKQLLLRQESELMYKARDQRLEEQQWDLEGELRQLMAKPEALKSLQDQQREEDLLSRYISTVDDRSNIVDFLEEDRLREREEDEMLRNMIQSLDLQRSIGDQKKKSKFSLSRVWSLRSKSRTPE; via the exons ggACTTCGATGCGCTCAGGAAGGAAAACATTTATGAGAACAACAAACTG GCCTTCCATGTGGCCGAGGAGCAGCTGGGCATCCCAGCCCTGCTGGACGCTGAGGACATGGTGGCCCTGAAGGTGCCGGACCGGCTGAGCATCCTGACCTACGTGTCCCAGTACTACAACTACTTCCACGGGCGCTCCCCCA TTGGAGGCATGGCTGGTATCAAGAGACCGCCATCGGACTCCGATGAGGAACCATCTGGGAAGAAGGCCTCATCCCAGCTGGCCAGGCCCTCACCCACTCCAGCCCAGGGGCAGCCACTGTCTCCAGCCAGCACCCACCCCGTCGTCCAGCGGAAGGACGGGAGCTCAGGGGGCCCCCTGCTGAAAATC GGCCAGGCCGCGGTGAGCAGCTCGGTCAGCAGCATCTGTGGGGTCTGCGGCAAGCACGTGCACCTCGTGCAGCGACACCTGGCTGATGGGAAGCTCTACCACCGAAGCTGCTTCAG GTGTAGGCAGTGCTCCAACACGCTGCACTCTGGGGCCTACAGGCCCACCCGCGAGCCCGGCGTCTTCGTGTGTTCCAGCCACCACCCCGAGGCTGTCGCTGCAAGCCCCACCTTGCGGGGCCCGGCCCCCCGACAGCCAGGAGCCATGCCCTCAGACTCCAAGCCGCCCGGTGCCCCATGGAAGGCCCAGGAGGCAAATGGGCTCCGAGACGCGGGGCCGAAGGCCAGGCCAGCGACCCGGGAGCCGGTGGTGGGCAACTCAACTGCCAAAGGCGTCCCCGCCCCAGCCGACTCTCCAGTCACTGCTGCCTCCCACGTCCACGCGGGGAGTCCAGCCGGGTCCAGGTTCTTGGCGGGCCTCCAGGGTGGCAAAGCCAGCGTGCGTGTGGCCAACAGTTCCCCAGCAGGGTGGTCATCGCTGGCTCAGGACACCGCAGCAGCCAGCCCCCGTCCTGCCGTGACGCCGAGTGCCCCGGACTCTCGCCCGGCCACCCCGCAGAGCCGGGTGACCCCCCAAGCGGCAGCCCCTCAGACCAAAGTCTGTGTGGGCCCAGCGTCTCCTGGCCCAGCAGACACCCCAGGTGGCACCCCATCGGCCTCCAAGATACAGCAGGCCCAGGAGAGGTTCTTCCAGACTCCTGGAgccgcccccagccctggcccagctGGCACGGCCTCAGCCCCTGCCAATGCGCCTTCTGGGGACAGCAGCAGGGAGCAGGCGCTGAGCTGCCTCCGGAAGGCCCTTCCCAGGCTTGGGGACACTGGTGCTCAGGCAcctggcag GCCCTCCCCGGCTCTGAAATCCCATGGCAGAACCGAAGGGCCACAAGCAAGTCCAGCAGCCAAGCTGTCACAGGTGCCGTCTCCCCAGACCCCCCCTGCGAGGACTGAGCTGCCGGCCTTCCTGAGTGGGGGCCCCACCTCACGGGCATCCACATCACCCTGGGCCGGCAGGAAGAGCCTGCCTGTATCCTCAGGGGCCAGCCGGACGGGTGCCGGCTCCAGGCTGAAGCCAGAGACCCCACTGGCAAAGG GCGTGAGTGCCAGTCCCCAGGAAGGCCAGGAGGACGGGCCGGCAGGATGGAGGGCCCGCCTGAAGCCCGTGGAGAAGAAAAACCCTGCTgagag GGTCCTGGCAGAGCCTCGGACGGGTGAGGCACCTGGGAAGGTCCGTGGGAACTCTGAGGGGCCCGTCCGCGTCCCCCCGACCCCTCTTCGGCCTGACAGGACAGCGGGCGCAGctagccccaggcccagcccctcaG GGCAGGAAGTCCCAGCCCGgagctggaaggaagagaaggggaagccCCCTGCTCAGGACAAAGCAG CAGGGAGACCCTTGGGCTCGGCTGGTGTCCGCGCTCCCCCCGGCGAGGCAGCGACCAACCCAACCAGG CTGCACCCTAACTACATGCCCCCGGAGGAGATCCAGAGGCACGTGCAGAACATCGAGAGGCAGCTGGACGCCCTGGAGCTCAGGGGCGTGGAGCTGGAGAAGCGTCTGCGCGCCGCCGAGGGGG ATGCCTCCGAGGATGCTCTCATGGTGGACTGGTTCCAGCTCATTCACGAGAAGCAGCTGCTGCTGCGGCAGGAGTCAGAGCTGATGTACAA GGCCAGGGACCAGCGCCTGGAGGAGCAGCAGTGGGACCTAGAGGGGGAGCTGCGTCAGCTGATGGCCAAGCCCG AGGCTCTGAAGTCCCTCCAGGACCAGCAGCGTGAGGAGGACCTGCTGAGCCGGTACATCAGCACCGTGGATGACCGCAGCAATATCgtggacttcctggaggaggaccGGCTCAG AGAGCGAGAGGAGGACGAGATGCTACGGAACATGATTCAGAGTCTGG
- the MICALL2 gene encoding MICAL-like protein 2 isoform X4 — MAAIKALQQWCRQQCEGYRDVSITNMTTSFRDGLAFCAILHRHRPDLLDFDALRKENIYENNKLAFHVAEEQLGIPALLDAEDMVALKVPDRLSILTYVSQYYNYFHGRSPIGGMAGIKRPPSDSDEEPSGKKASSQLARPSPTPAQGQPLSPASTHPVVQRKDGSSGGPLLKIGQAAVSSSVSSICGVCGKHVHLVQRHLADGKLYHRSCFRCRQCSNTLHSGAYRPTREPGVFVCSSHHPEAVAASPTLRGPAPRQPGAMPSDSKPPGAPWKAQEANGLRDAGPKARPATREPVVGNSTAKGVPAPADSPVTAASHVHAGSPAGSRFLAGLQGGKASVRVANSSPAGWSSLAQDTAAASPRPAVTPSAPDSRPATPQSRVTPQAAAPQTKVCVGPASPGPADTPGGTPSASKIQQAQERFFQTPGAAPSPGPAGTASAPANAPSGDSSREQALSCLRKALPRLGDTGAQAPGRPSPALKSHGRTEGPQASPAAKLSQVPSPQTPPARTELPAFLSGGPTSRASTSPWAGRKSLPVSSGASRTGAGSRLKPETPLAKGVSASPQEGQEDGPAGWRARLKPVEKKNPAERVLAEPRTGEAPGKVRGNSEGPVRVPPTPLRPDRTAGAASPRPSPSGQEVPARSWKEEKGKPPAQDKAGRPLGSAGVRAPPGEAATNPTRLHPNYMPPEEIQRHVQNIERQLDALELRGVELEKRLRAAEGDASEDALMVDWFQLIHEKQLLLRQESELMYKARDQRLEEQQWDLEGELRQLMAKPEALKSLQDQQREEDLLSRYISTVDDRSNIVDFLEEDRLREREEDEMLRNMIQSLDLQRSIGDQKKKSKFSLSRVWSLRSKSRTPE, encoded by the exons ggACTTCGATGCGCTCAGGAAGGAAAACATTTATGAGAACAACAAACTG GCCTTCCATGTGGCCGAGGAGCAGCTGGGCATCCCAGCCCTGCTGGACGCTGAGGACATGGTGGCCCTGAAGGTGCCGGACCGGCTGAGCATCCTGACCTACGTGTCCCAGTACTACAACTACTTCCACGGGCGCTCCCCCA TTGGAGGCATGGCTGGTATCAAGAGACCGCCATCGGACTCCGATGAGGAACCATCTGGGAAGAAGGCCTCATCCCAGCTGGCCAGGCCCTCACCCACTCCAGCCCAGGGGCAGCCACTGTCTCCAGCCAGCACCCACCCCGTCGTCCAGCGGAAGGACGGGAGCTCAGGGGGCCCCCTGCTGAAAATC GGCCAGGCCGCGGTGAGCAGCTCGGTCAGCAGCATCTGTGGGGTCTGCGGCAAGCACGTGCACCTCGTGCAGCGACACCTGGCTGATGGGAAGCTCTACCACCGAAGCTGCTTCAG GTGTAGGCAGTGCTCCAACACGCTGCACTCTGGGGCCTACAGGCCCACCCGCGAGCCCGGCGTCTTCGTGTGTTCCAGCCACCACCCCGAGGCTGTCGCTGCAAGCCCCACCTTGCGGGGCCCGGCCCCCCGACAGCCAGGAGCCATGCCCTCAGACTCCAAGCCGCCCGGTGCCCCATGGAAGGCCCAGGAGGCAAATGGGCTCCGAGACGCGGGGCCGAAGGCCAGGCCAGCGACCCGGGAGCCGGTGGTGGGCAACTCAACTGCCAAAGGCGTCCCCGCCCCAGCCGACTCTCCAGTCACTGCTGCCTCCCACGTCCACGCGGGGAGTCCAGCCGGGTCCAGGTTCTTGGCGGGCCTCCAGGGTGGCAAAGCCAGCGTGCGTGTGGCCAACAGTTCCCCAGCAGGGTGGTCATCGCTGGCTCAGGACACCGCAGCAGCCAGCCCCCGTCCTGCCGTGACGCCGAGTGCCCCGGACTCTCGCCCGGCCACCCCGCAGAGCCGGGTGACCCCCCAAGCGGCAGCCCCTCAGACCAAAGTCTGTGTGGGCCCAGCGTCTCCTGGCCCAGCAGACACCCCAGGTGGCACCCCATCGGCCTCCAAGATACAGCAGGCCCAGGAGAGGTTCTTCCAGACTCCTGGAgccgcccccagccctggcccagctGGCACGGCCTCAGCCCCTGCCAATGCGCCTTCTGGGGACAGCAGCAGGGAGCAGGCGCTGAGCTGCCTCCGGAAGGCCCTTCCCAGGCTTGGGGACACTGGTGCTCAGGCAcctggcag GCCCTCCCCGGCTCTGAAATCCCATGGCAGAACCGAAGGGCCACAAGCAAGTCCAGCAGCCAAGCTGTCACAGGTGCCGTCTCCCCAGACCCCCCCTGCGAGGACTGAGCTGCCGGCCTTCCTGAGTGGGGGCCCCACCTCACGGGCATCCACATCACCCTGGGCCGGCAGGAAGAGCCTGCCTGTATCCTCAGGGGCCAGCCGGACGGGTGCCGGCTCCAGGCTGAAGCCAGAGACCCCACTGGCAAAGG GCGTGAGTGCCAGTCCCCAGGAAGGCCAGGAGGACGGGCCGGCAGGATGGAGGGCCCGCCTGAAGCCCGTGGAGAAGAAAAACCCTGCTgagag GGTCCTGGCAGAGCCTCGGACGGGTGAGGCACCTGGGAAGGTCCGTGGGAACTCTGAGGGGCCCGTCCGCGTCCCCCCGACCCCTCTTCGGCCTGACAGGACAGCGGGCGCAGctagccccaggcccagcccctcaG GGCAGGAAGTCCCAGCCCGgagctggaaggaagagaaggggaagccCCCTGCTCAGGACAAAGCAG GGAGACCCTTGGGCTCGGCTGGTGTCCGCGCTCCCCCCGGCGAGGCAGCGACCAACCCAACCAGG CTGCACCCTAACTACATGCCCCCGGAGGAGATCCAGAGGCACGTGCAGAACATCGAGAGGCAGCTGGACGCCCTGGAGCTCAGGGGCGTGGAGCTGGAGAAGCGTCTGCGCGCCGCCGAGGGGG ATGCCTCCGAGGATGCTCTCATGGTGGACTGGTTCCAGCTCATTCACGAGAAGCAGCTGCTGCTGCGGCAGGAGTCAGAGCTGATGTACAA GGCCAGGGACCAGCGCCTGGAGGAGCAGCAGTGGGACCTAGAGGGGGAGCTGCGTCAGCTGATGGCCAAGCCCG AGGCTCTGAAGTCCCTCCAGGACCAGCAGCGTGAGGAGGACCTGCTGAGCCGGTACATCAGCACCGTGGATGACCGCAGCAATATCgtggacttcctggaggaggaccGGCTCAG AGAGCGAGAGGAGGACGAGATGCTACGGAACATGATTCAGAGTCTGG